The Apium graveolens cultivar Ventura chromosome 3, ASM990537v1, whole genome shotgun sequence sequence ATCAAATAGGTGACATATTTACAAAGCCTCTCAAGAGTGACGTCTTCAACAAATTTCGAAGCCTATTTAGCCGGGATATTTAAAATTAAGGGAGGgtgttaaaaataaaatataattttgactTAAAATAATAGAAGTGTATGGACTATTCTAGATTATACTTGATTTTGTCTAATCTCCAGAACTATTAATAAAGTGTTCTAGTAGTGTGTCTTTTGATGTCTAGTATTTAAGTATAAGCCTTTTGAACTCTAGCAATTAAGTAAGTGTTTAGATTTTTGTATGAAATCCTATATAAAGCCTTGTACCAAATCATTTGTgatcaaattattttcaaggaATATAGTTTATATCAAATACCTCTTTTCCTAGATATCTTGAGTTGTGTGTTTTTGAGTAAGATCCTATTTTCCAACAAAGCCGTCACCAGACACTTGGAATAATGAGAGGACTAGCAGTCTAGCACTATCATGCATCTCCATGACTAATGCCTTTGCAACTTATTATGGAAATACAATAGAAATTTAAAAAATTAGTTACCTCCACCTCTCATTTGTAAAATATTAACTATaacaaattaatattttttataataaatctCAGTTTGAGCGAGAATCGAATAATAACATGGGGACAACAATTGTACTGCACACCCTTATCCCGCAGTTAATAATAAAGTTTTTTCCATTTCTTGGTAAATCTTAGCTGTTCATTAGATTCTCTGCATTTCACACAGTTTTGTCAGGCTTGTTGTCACAACTATAGCTACAAGATTTGTTGTCACTTTGGGAGCATTGTGTTTCTTTAGCTCGTGTGCTCAGAACTATTGTCTTTGTATTTACCATGCTAGAAAGCTATTTGGTGTTGCTCCAAGTTGAATCATGCATGTCAGTGAGACCAAGTTAAGTGAGGGGCCAGTGTCTGAACATAATCTACTGTTAAAATTAATGTTCACAATACGAATTTCATTTACTGTGATGACTTTGTTTGGATACAGAAGTAGTAGTCATGGAGCTGCAAATGCAATTAGATCCTTTAAGACTTGCAACAATTGTGTTAAAGAGATGGTGTTAAAGAGATGGCTTCTAAAATCATTGTGAATACTAACTATTTCTTTTTCAACATTGACTGGTATCTAACAGTATGGAAAGGATCCTTGAACGATATGAGAGATACTCGTATGCAGAAAGGCAGCTCGTTGCAACTGATATCGAAACACAGGTGAATCTAGACAAGATCTAACAATTTTTTTGCAGTTCTATAGTGAAGTTCTTTAACTGAAAGATATGTTATCTAAAAAAAGCTTTTGTTGCCTTTTAATATTCCATTGTATTAGATTTCTTGCTGAATGAATATAACTTGCATAATTCAGGGAAGTTGGAATTTGGAGCATGCAAAACTTCAAGCTAGAATAGAGGTTTTGCAGAAAAATGAAAGGTAGGTAGTCGTAAATATATTCAGGTTCTCATTTATATTTGCAACAATACAACTAAACCAGAGTTCTTTTTTCCTTGTCTCTAGGCATTATATGGGAGAAGACTTAGATTCTTTGAATTTAAAAGAGCTTCACAATTTGGAGCACCAACTTGATTTGGCTCTTAAACACGTAAGATCAAGAAAGGTAATATGATACCTGCGCTCTTGCCCAAGTACTATGTTCTCTTTTTGGTACAAAACTAATCAGGTTAATCTGAACTATATTTTTAATTTCAGAGTCAACTCATGTTTGAGTCTATTTCTCAACTTCAAAGGAAGGTAAAACCCCTCCTGTATAATTTGTTATTATTAATCGTAATAGTTTAAATACAATGGAAATGGGATACATGGTGATGTCGCAATAAAAAGATAGACGAAGTTAACATTTTCCCCAGAAATAGATTCATTGAGAACAATCTTTGTTCAATATGAAACAGGACAAGAATTTGCAGGAACACAATAACTCGCTTGTCAAGCAGGTAATCTGTATTGTGTTAAATGTTACCATTACACTGTACCATCCCTGGAACATTATGAATATATAAGCAATGAAATTGTTGTAGGCGAAGGACAAGGAGAAGGAGATAGACCAAACACCTCCTGTGGAGCAGCAAAACGATGAGAGTTCATCCATTGCTTTGCCACAACAGTTGCATTCTGTGAACCTCGGGTTAGTGTTATTAGAAAGAAAATTGACCAAAATGACATTTTCAAAAAAGTTATCTATTTTAGCACCTGCTTAATGTGAATCTTCTCTtccaaaacaaaataaaaatatgcTTTCCTGTGACATTAATCGGATACAACATGGGTGCTAATATGTGCCAATTTTTCTTGGTGTACCATTTTACCCGCTAAATTACCCCCTAATTTGTGTGGTATTTTTGTCATTCTCAGAGTTTGTTTGGCAATACTTTCTTGAGGTGTTTGTAAGGTTGAGATTATTTCATATATGTCGGATTTAAAAATTGATCCACTGCACTAGTGCAAACTTTTGGCTGTCTTCAATTTGTCCCTTCAAAATGCAAAGCACCTGTTTAAAAGTGAATTATGACTAATACGACATTATAGATGGTGAAGTCTGTTACTAAGCCAAGTATTAACTCCATGCAGTGATGCTTGTCAAGCTGTAGAAGATGGAGAAGTGGAAGAAACAGCACAACACCACCAAACTAGCACAACAATGCCCGCTTGGATGCTTAGCCACATCAAAGGATAAATACAGCATAACCGTCTTAATCACAGGCATAATTTTGTTCCCAACATACACATATAGCTACACAGTTATATATAGTTCAGAAACCGCAGCAATGTAAATTATGCTCTGTGAAATCTTGGCAGAAGAATAATGACAATAATGTATATAAGCTATAGCCCAACTTTTTGTTTGTGTGTTTATTGGTTTGTCAATGTAATTAAGCAAGCAATTGAAGTTTGATGACAAGTCAACTTGCTTAAGTTTTTACTTGCAATGTAAAATAAAACCTCTATGATGGTTTGGTGTATGCATGTTTCAAGTACATAACCTGTTTCCTTAGTTTAGCCTCTTTCTTGCCGTATTTTTTTTGTTCAAAGTCTAGATAAACTGAAAGATCTGCAATATTTCTATGTTTTTAAAACGTTTGGTGTCATTCAAAATTCCTAAAAATTTCTGAATAAAGGCGTCTCTTCCAGAGAAGCAAGACAATGCTTTTGCTCTTGGTCGGACGTGTTTGAGTTTGACAAGCAGCACTCATTAAAAATTCTGATTTAAATCTTATTGTGTATGCTagcattataaaataatgttGTCTAAAATTGTGATGTTTAATTAGTATGAGATTATAGGGATAATTTCATAAAAATGAATTCGTTTTTGTCTACTGCTTACTACATGCGTAAAATAACCATATTAATCGATATGAATATGTATTTTAATGCGCCTTCCTCTTTAGGGTTGTTAGATATATAAATGATCCAGAATAGAAACCTACCCCagaaattggtatcagagccagtaATAGGCGGGAGCACAAATTTTTCATTTAAATATCGGGTTTCTGTGCCCTTAAATTTTGTCAAAAAACAATTTGAATATTTAAATGTATTCAATTACAAAAAAACTCtacaaatatttgatttttattataatttacaGAGTTAAGTTCTATGAAATTCACTCTTTAATTAGAAACCTTCGATCATAtatgttctgcaaataaaatataatttaaaatattacaaaacatattatttttcaacaaatatcactattttattaaaaaatttgtcGATTGCATAACTTTTAACActgtaaaatatattattttacaaaatatGTTTAGTTTGTGGAACAAAAATGTTCATGTTACATGTTTAGTTGCAGAAAATTCATATTATACTTATAAATGTATGAAATTTGTATAATTTTTTGCAAGTAATAatatttgtgaaacatgtttTATAAGGTACGTTTTACAACATATTTTATTTGTAGAACATGGATGTACTCCGAGAATTCCAATAAGAAGTTGAAATGCATAAAAATTTACTCATAATTTATATTAGAGTAAAATGCAGAATGTGTGCTTTAAGTTTGCCAAAAATGCATAACATGTACCTCTAATTAGGGTAATTGCATAATGTGTACTCGGTATTTGCAAAGGAGTGCAAAAGGTGTACGATCGTTAACTCAAGTCTAACTCCGTTAGTAAATAATGCAAAAACCTAATAGACGACCCGCCTGTTATGATGTTGTCATGTTATTGTCTTAACTAGCTTTGTAGCCTGTGCAAGGCATGGGCAAACTCTAGTATCGACTATTTAAAAAGTGCAGTCTGGTTTCTGAAATGCAATAATGGTTGTGATGCGTGTTATCTTTGTGTTGCCGCGAACTGTTAATTTGATAGTGCAGTTATGTTGATAGTTAAGGTGCAGGACCGGCGAAGATATCTAAACAATTTTTTAGAAAGCTCTTGTAGATGTTCATTGCTGAACATAGGTAAACATGACTTAATCTGCACCGTTTGGCCTAAATTGTGGTTCTAGGCCTGTAATTGAGACATGTTATAAGAAATTTTCGATCTCCCTTTGGGTTAACGTTAAATCAATCACATATTGCTCTATATAGAATTATAGAGTATCATTAGTACATTTAATCGGATGTTATATAGTAATCTATCACTATTCTAGAAAGCAACAGCGCCACGAGGCCCTCCAGTATTTTTTTTGAACTTCCGATATGTTGTAAGTGGGGATACTTTAAGCAGAGATGTGTTCAAACTTCGTAACATATGTTGCAAGGCTCCGTGATGGAATTCAcatattatattaaatattaaacaGAAAACCATTACGATTTGAACTTCCATGTTTGTGTCAATTTTCAGACTACAAGTACCAGTGCCATCATGTTAGCTTCTCCCCAGATGTAGTTGagtaataaattaaaaaaaaagtgATATCTCTCAGTGAGGTAGGCGCCAGACTTCTTGCAAAGGTTTGATCAAATTTTGGGGAGAATCCTTAAAATATGTACGATGACCCACTCAAATTTATGTAGCAGATAGATTAAAAGCTGATAAAGAATCATGCTATTTTGCAGAAACTGAGGTATAACAAATTTAAGGTCTGCGTTTATGCTACTATTAAGATATTGAAAGCCTAAGTCTGTATCCTAAACACTGCACAGTTTCTTCAATAGCATTAGTATTTGCTAGTTATACTTGTAGTATGCTGGAGAAATGACAGGATGAAAACAGGAAGGTAAAACAGAAGGGGCTGAATATGTATCTTCATTATCCTCGTCAATTGTCAATATCAAATCTGATGATCTTGGGGTATCATCAAAACCGTTGGTTAGATTTTTCCTTCCACACATGGTAGTAGCATAACAACCCGGGTTTGAGGATTCCAGGCCTTCCTTCCTCTCAACTTCCTCCTTCATCATAGTAAACAAAAGTGTCGCCATATCTCTCAAATTAAACACATTGATCGGATTATCTATAAATTTAGATGCGTCATTAACCGAATGTGAAATCCTTATAGAAGTTGACTTGGTGCTCTAAATTGAGATACCAGACTTGGAGTCCTcctctatgtatattatatattactATAATACATATAAGTCAGATTATTTGTGTGAAAAACTGGTATGATTGAAcattaatattataattaaagTAATATGTATGATTTGTGATAGTTCATGCCCGACACAATTTGGAGATGGCAAAGATGTTTCAAGTTTGAAATGATTGGATTCGTGTAGATTGGTGATTAATAGTAACTTAGAATTTACTTAAAAATTACTGGAGAAGGTGCCCTAGTGAGTGTACGGAGTCGGGAGATTAGATTACTCTAACAAGATAACAGATTTATACTATTCCAGATGGTCGCAATGGAAAAGACCTGGGAGAATTGTGTGAATCCCAACCAAATCTGGTTAATGATGAAAGTAGTAAAAAATAAGGAAACAAACACGCGTTGTTCACCAACTGGAATGATTCCGGATTTTTTCATGTAGTGGCAAGTTACATCAGTGTGACTTTACTTGGGATGAAATCTGAATCCCAGCAGGTTAAAACCATCAAACAGAGCTGTAAGCCTCGATTACAGCTGCTACCAGTTAAGTATCGAAAGAATTAGAGACGTCATCAGTAGTTTGCGTTCTTGGCGAACTGAAGCACTTCTTTAATCATGAACTTCCCAGTCTTATTTGTGTAGCATGATGGTTTCAGTGTGACCTCAAAAGTGCATCGTGCATTCTTTAATTTCTGTAGAGCTTGTGGAAAAGTTGGAATCCCACGCACCTGTCCACAAGCAAACACAAGGTATGAGTAATTTATTTATGTCGATTTTCACAGAGATGTTTTATCTGAATTAGGAGTATTAGGTGTTATGCGAAGTATATTACTGTGCTCCCATGAAGAAGCTCTTCTCTAGAGTAACCAGACAGTTGCCGAAGTTCAAGTGTTTGGAGTGTGAATTTTGTTTTCCCGGTATGGTCGGCGACGTCCAGAATGAAAGCGGGCCTGTTTGGAAAATAAATGAGGGGGTGATTGTGATGTGAAAATTATTTTATGCTTAATGTTATAGATATGTGTCGAATTAGGTATATTGAAGAAAGTTGCTAACCTGCTTGTTGGGGTTATGTAGTTTATGTCGCACTGTGCACAGTAGTAGCTGCTTCCTTGTGCGAAAACCTCATTTTTGCATCGAATACAGGAACCATCATGACGGCAACCTCGTAGAATTATATTTAGGATGACGGCGTCGCAACGGAACTTACATGGCAGCAGACGTTTATGTTTAGTTTAGCAATTGAAAGGAAAGATTATATTCGAAAAGAAAGGGAAGAATGTCTTGAAAATTGTAATGTAAGGAATCTACCTTTTGGTAAATCCAAAGCCTGATGTGCAGAAGCTTCTGTATTGTTGAGCAAGGTGTAGTGCTTGTTTCCGGTAAAACTTGGTAGGGGTACCTTGCTGGGTTGGGAACCGGACATATAAAATCACCATATGTAGCTGTAACATATGCAGGTAGCGGTCGCACCTCTTCACAGTTTGGATTGAAGAATAGATTTGTTGCTGTCGTGGAAGATAAAATGATGTCCCATGTGGCACATAAATAAAGCGTCTTCCATTATTGCAGGTTAATAGTTGATTTGTTTTTGTAATAGGCGGTGTATAGGTTTATTAGATTTCACGTAAATGTGAGTTGCGTGCTAATTTTGGGAGTTTGTGTGCTTTTGTGGCCGACCCATTATCCTACCAGTAGTAAGAATTATAGCCCCATTTATCAGCAATTTAGATTGCATTGTAGGAAGCAGGTGTTTAGGTTTCTTTGAGTTAATTTGCTATCTTTTATATATAAAGGCAAATAATTAAGGAAAGATGTAGCAATGCCAGTTTTCAAATATGTGAATACATGTAATGTGAATGGCCGAAATGGTTTTTTTATTGGCTTTTGAGGTCCATTTGTGTGCATATATAGGGGATTTGTTATCCTAACATATACATGTCTGCATAAGGTTTATATTGAGTGAGGATCACCTTTTTGTTGTTTGACTAACAAACCGGTGGCAATGAGAACCATATTTTTTTGTCGGTGCATCTTATGCTCAATCAGGAACTGGGTAACACCTTTCCCCCATAAGGAGACATTCATTTCTTGAAGCCTGCAATTTGATTTAGCATAATTCAGCGAACTCTCAACTTTAGGTGTGGACTAATAAATATGGCCAGAAAGTAAGTTGTAGGGGTTAATGTTATGTTTGGTAGAATCACCTGTTGTTTAACAAACTATTGTCACCCTTTTAACGCCATTATGTTGGTATGCCACATCGTTAGTTTGTATTATGATCCCGACAATATCTGAAATGAATTGGTAAAATTGGATTCAGTGTCATTTTAAATTTATTGCAGTGGTAATCATTATTGGCTGAAGTTTTTGTGGAGGAGCTTACCGGTCAGGACTGTGTTGTTGCCGACTCTCGAAAGGATCTGGGCCCATGAGCTGAGGTTAAATATGAACCGTGGTACTGAACTCCCAAGTAGGCAGTCATGTATCGTGGTTGTTTTACCAAAGATTATcaatatatctgtctgtattggGCTGAAAGCGGTATGGAGAGGAATAATTTTGAAGTTTGTAATATTGTATAGAAGACCCCTACATACCAAAGCCTTCAGGCGTTCGCCTTCTATTCTATCGGCAGTTGCCCAATACTGATTATCCTGAAGattattcatttttaagatcAGTTAAGGCTGTGTGGGTTAGGGAGTATTAGAGTAAAGAACTTATACCTTTGCATCCAGCACAATGAAATTGGTGGCTGAATCGTAATATGTGTTGTATGAGAAAGTATGCCATATCCGAATGATGCGCACATTTGTTCTTTTAGAGTGATATCCATCGCATAAATCGCCGAGTTCTATTATCTGTGTGTGCCTCCGGGTACGACGACGTAATACTGAAATTTCTGGCTGACAAAATATTAAACAAAGGTCCAAAAAATGAGAATACTTAACAGTCAAGGGAATACAAtagtttaaataattaaatagtgCAAAATACCCGTGTTTCATTGTAGTAATCTCCATTTGCGATTGCAGCTCAGAGTGGCAGAATAGTGAAAGAAGGTTGTTGTTGGTGTATAAATTTCTAGGTTTTAGATTTTGACCAACATATGGGGTTGTCACAGCGTACTTAAGAGTATGTAAAGAGGGTGTTGTTTGAGTTTCAGTGTTGGTGTTACTAACCCTGATAGATGGCAGTAGTGTAAGGAGGACATAACAAATAATGcaacatatataaattatattgaTTTAATTTATGTGGACATGACagagaaaattttaaaaaatgtattttctttccaaaatttattttgttttaattcTAAATTTTTAGAGATAAATGAAACATCTAATTCAACTGTCTATTGAATTAGGGATATATTTATCTGTATTTTACTGTGTGATTATTTTAAATAGTGTATCAAAAATGCAAATTTATTTCCCAGTTTTGACTACCagaaatttaattttaatttattagtCATCTAAGATGTAAGAAAAAGAGATATTTAATCGATACCCTGATAGAAGAAAATGTCATAACTGAAAGTTGGTATTTCAAGAGTCTCATAGTTTGCCATTTCAAGCATCTTGTAACTGCTCCTGGTGATTAAGACAGTGGAAAGGTGAAAGTTGTTCGGAGGCATATATAAAGGAGTGCCTATGAGAATTTGGGCTTGCCAGAGAGTGACATCTTCGTTGTAGTAAAATTATAGAAATATGAGGGTATCAAATAACAATGTGGAAAGTCTTCCTATTGATATGGTGAGTCTTCTAATGCAATATTTGGTGAACTCTGGGTTTGAAAGTGTGTACAATTTCTTCATAGCATGGGCGAGGACAAAGCGAGCACCTGTTATACTCGTGTTGCTTGAGGGATTTCCACTATGCTCGTTCTACAAGTATGGGGATATGGGGTCGGATGCTAATAAGGCCTCCTTTGATAGGTTTTTTCAAATTGCTGAGGATCTGGGGATTGCCGATGTTGTAATATATAGGCGGTGTAAGGCAATTCTCACCGCATCAGGAAATATTGATTCCCATCTGAGTGCCCTTGACGCGTTAGCATTTAGGGGCCATTACATATCATTGGTTGCCACCTATATTTTGCGCAGTCTTTACTGGCAGAACGGTCATGAAATTGTTCCTGCTCTGACCCATATGGGAGATATATTCTTGAATACTGGTTGTCCTCAAGGTATAACCGGAGCTGGTGTTAGTGTTTCCTGTCCTGTTCATTTAGGCGATGAGACTGTGAATGGATGTGTGCTTTGCAATATTGGTGTGATGCTGAATGCGTATGCTGGGATGAAGTTTAAGATGTGGTGATACGATATGAATGTAA is a genomic window containing:
- the LOC141713106 gene encoding agamous-like MADS-box protein AGL8 homolog — encoded protein: MGRGRVQLKRIENKINRQVTFSKRRSGLLKKAHEISVLCDAEVSLIVFSTKGKLCEYATDSCMERILERYERYSYAERQLVATDIETQGSWNLEHAKLQARIEVLQKNERHYMGEDLDSLNLKELHNLEHQLDLALKHVRSRKSQLMFESISQLQRKDKNLQEHNNSLVKQAKDKEKEIDQTPPVEQQNDESSSIALPQQLHSVNLGDACQAVEDGEVEETAQHHQTSTTMPAWMLSHIKG